The following coding sequences are from one Triticum dicoccoides isolate Atlit2015 ecotype Zavitan chromosome 4A, WEW_v2.0, whole genome shotgun sequence window:
- the LOC119288648 gene encoding uncharacterized protein LOC119288648 encodes MAEGGGKKFGRNYLTWTDEMDTTLLEVLVEHHNNGDHAQNGWKSHVYSAVIGNVREKCSVTITKENISSRCKTFEKHYEAISKMLSQSGFGWDWVNNKLSIDSEDVWLKYVAANKKVGFYKNRVIKNWDAITTIYSKDHANGEGAVTGAETVVEPTTEPNEASPEVPQKNNKLVMTSCAFLGI; translated from the exons ATGGCTGAAGGAGGTGGAAAAAAATTTGGTAGAAATTACCTCACATGGACAGATGAAATGGACACTACACTACTCGAGGTCCTTGTTGAGCATCACAACAATGGCGATCATGCCCAGAATGGATGGAAGTCCCATGTCTACAGTGCTGTTATAGGTAATGTGCGTGAGAAGTGCTCTGTGACCATCACAAAGGAAAACATCAGTTCAAGGTGCAAAACCTTTGAAAAGCACTACGAGGCCATTAGCAAGATGCTATCTCAAAGTGGATTTGGGTGGGATTGGGTCAATAACAAGTTGTCAATTGATAGTGAAGATGTGTGGCTTAAATATGTCGCG gctAACAAGAAAGTAGGATTTTACAAGAACAGGGTCATTAAGAATTGGGATGCTATCACCACCATATACTCAAAAGATCATGCAAATGGTGAAGGTGCTGTCACTGGTGCTGAAACTGTTGTAGAACCAACTACGGAACCCAATGAAGCCTCTCCTGAAGTGCCACAAAAAAACAACAAACTAGTGATGACATCCTGTGCCTTCTTGGGGATATGA
- the LOC119283397 gene encoding uncharacterized protein LOC119283397, with product MLSQSGFGWDWVNNKLSIDSEDVWLKYVAANKKVGFYKNRVIKNWDAITTIYSKDHANGEGAVTGAETVVEPTTEPNEASPEVPQKKQRTSDAILCLLGDMKGSFHDALKSLEPLPLPQVTPPAEILATLEMIPDLARGDILRSYGKLILSERLYQALLELPMNFRKEWLLMLN from the exons ATGCTATCTCAAAGTGGATTTGGGTGGGATTGGGTCAATAACAAGCTGTCAATTGATAGTGAAGATGTGTGGCTTAAATATGTCGCG gCTAACAAGAAAGTAGGATTTTACAAGAACAGGGTCATTAAGAATTGGGATGCTATCACCACCATATACTCAAAAGATCATGCAAATGGTGAAGGTGCTGTCACTGGTGCTGAAACTGTTGTAGAACCAACTACGGAACCCAATGAAGCCTCTCCTGAAGTGCCACAAAAAAAACAACGAACTAGTGATGCCATCCTGTGCCTTCTTGGGGATATGAAAGGCTCATTTCATGATGCTTTGAAGTCACTCGAGCCTTTACCTCTGCCCCAAGTTACACCTCCTGCTGAAATCCTTGCGACACTTGAGATGATCCCTGATCTAGCTCGTGGTGACATCTTGCGATCTTATGGTAAGTTGATCCTTAGCGAACGCTTGTACCAAGCGCTTCTTGAGCTTCCCATGAACTTCAGGAAGGAATGGTTGTTGATGTTGAATTAG